A single window of Fusobacterium perfoetens DNA harbors:
- the moaA gene encoding GTP 3',8-cyclase MoaA — protein sequence MKDSYGRDINYLRISLTENCNLKCIYCLPEDFSPKQYNERNILSEKNVLSIAEAAKEMGINKIRLTGGEPLLRKDIVSIVSGIKKIGIDEIYITTNGILLADKAEKLKSAGLSGINVSLDTLDENQFKEITRGGKLSKVLEGIEKSSDCGLKVKINSVILKGINENAIKSLAEITLKKDIDVRFIELMPVGQGRKFTGIKNEEIYNLLQNLFQFNNNFFEIKGVAKYYKLKNSIGEIGFISPVNSCFCESCNKIRITSDGNIKRCLNINGHKNIKKYLDEGAGKEIIKDILKDEIFKKPEKHLFGKENKDEEMKNMNQIGG from the coding sequence ATGAAAGATAGTTATGGCAGAGATATAAATTATTTAAGGATATCTCTTACAGAAAACTGTAATTTAAAATGTATATATTGTCTTCCTGAGGATTTTTCTCCTAAGCAATATAATGAAAGAAATATTCTTTCAGAAAAGAATGTTTTATCTATTGCTGAGGCAGCAAAAGAGATGGGAATAAATAAAATAAGACTTACAGGAGGGGAACCTCTTTTAAGAAAAGATATTGTTTCCATTGTTTCTGGAATAAAAAAGATTGGAATTGATGAAATTTATATAACAACAAATGGAATCCTTTTAGCAGATAAGGCAGAAAAACTAAAAAGTGCAGGACTTTCAGGAATTAATGTAAGTCTTGATACCTTAGATGAAAATCAATTTAAAGAAATCACAAGAGGAGGAAAACTTTCAAAAGTTCTTGAAGGAATAGAAAAATCTAGCGATTGTGGTTTGAAAGTAAAAATAAATTCTGTAATATTAAAAGGAATAAATGAAAATGCAATAAAATCTCTTGCAGAAATTACTTTAAAAAAAGATATAGATGTAAGATTTATAGAACTTATGCCTGTTGGGCAAGGAAGAAAATTTACTGGAATAAAAAATGAAGAGATTTATAATTTATTGCAAAATTTATTTCAATTTAATAATAATTTCTTTGAAATAAAAGGAGTTGCGAAATACTACAAGTTAAAAAATAGTATTGGAGAAATAGGATTCATTAGTCCAGTAAACAGTTGCTTTTGTGAAAGTTGCAATAAAATAAGAATAACTTCAGATGGAAACATTAAGAGATGTTTGAATATAAATGGACATAAAAATATTAAAAAATATCTTGATGAAGGTGCAGGAAAAGAAATTATAAAAGATATTCTTAAAGATGAAATATTTAAGAAGCCTGAAAAACATCTTTTTGGAAAAGAAAATAAAGATGAAGAAATGAAAAATATGAACCAAATTGGAGGTTAA
- the yqeC gene encoding selenium cofactor biosynthesis protein YqeC, translated as MFFENFGIEKNTVTGITGSGGKTSLIFCLAEELSKYGKVLVTTTTKIYEPDKKKYEKLFLTETNEVFQGTGKNIFIFGSKIENGKLLSPTEGEILSQRSLFDYILYEGDGSKRKFMKFWRKDEPCILSFTDNIIGVANIKAFGLSFSEENVHRYNMYMDKNNKFYKNKYIDFEILKSYIKEGKFFRNFSGKKIIFLNGIENLDEFKMGLEIKKEVQNLILGSVKKRKIYFENNISAVVMGSGKSERFGKNKLLEKIDGIPMIEILLKKLIKFPFKKIFVTYKDQEVFEICKKYNVISLKNNRYYLGQSESIKLGTSNIKNESIMFFTGDMPFLSEEVIFKIISEYDNRITIPVVSGERFSPVIFPNRYKEALLSLSGDIGGREIIRKEKDINFIDFFDKKPFIDIDTEEDFENLKVVFKDDRK; from the coding sequence TTGTTTTTTGAAAATTTTGGAATAGAAAAAAATACAGTAACAGGAATAACAGGAAGCGGAGGAAAAACTTCACTTATATTTTGTTTAGCAGAAGAACTTTCAAAATATGGAAAAGTTCTTGTAACTACTACAACAAAAATATATGAGCCAGATAAAAAAAAATATGAGAAACTTTTTCTTACAGAAACAAATGAAGTTTTTCAAGGAACAGGAAAAAATATTTTCATCTTTGGAAGTAAGATAGAAAATGGAAAACTTTTATCTCCAACTGAAGGAGAAATATTAAGCCAGAGAAGCTTATTTGATTATATTCTTTATGAGGGAGATGGTTCTAAAAGAAAATTTATGAAATTTTGGAGAAAAGACGAGCCATGTATACTTTCGTTTACAGATAATATTATAGGTGTTGCTAATATAAAAGCATTTGGTCTTTCTTTTTCAGAAGAAAATGTACATAGATACAATATGTATATGGACAAAAATAATAAATTTTATAAAAATAAATACATAGATTTTGAAATTTTAAAATCATATATAAAAGAAGGGAAATTTTTTAGAAACTTTTCAGGAAAAAAAATAATATTTTTAAATGGAATAGAAAATTTAGATGAGTTTAAGATGGGTTTAGAAATAAAAAAAGAAGTCCAGAATCTTATTTTAGGTTCTGTGAAAAAAAGGAAAATATATTTTGAAAATAATATATCAGCAGTTGTTATGGGAAGTGGAAAATCAGAAAGATTTGGAAAAAATAAATTACTTGAAAAAATAGATGGTATTCCAATGATAGAAATACTTTTAAAAAAACTTATAAAATTTCCTTTTAAAAAAATTTTTGTTACTTACAAAGATCAAGAAGTTTTTGAAATATGTAAAAAATATAATGTTATTTCATTGAAGAATAACAGATACTATTTAGGGCAGAGTGAAAGCATAAAGCTGGGAACAAGTAATATAAAAAATGAAAGTATTATGTTTTTTACAGGGGATATGCCATTTCTTTCAGAGGAAGTAATTTTTAAAATAATTTCAGAATATGATAACAGAATAACAATTCCTGTTGTATCAGGAGAGAGATTTTCTCCTGTAATTTTTCCAAATAGATATAAAGAAGCTCTTTTATCTCTTTCAGGGGATATTGGAGGGCGTGAAATAATAAGAAAAGAAAAAGACATTAATTTTATAGATTTTTTTGATAAAAAACCATTTATAGATATAGATACAGAAGAAGATTTTGAAAATTTAAAGGTGGTATTTAAAGATGATAGAAAATAA
- a CDS encoding MOSC domain-containing protein yields the protein MENMGKVMAVCISEKRGTEKKNIHECEVIEGFGLKNDAHGGNWHRQISLLSFEKIEDFKRRGGDVIDGSFGENIIVSGIDLRNLPVGTVIKINEVILEVTQIGKECHSHCEIFHRVGDCIMPREGIFTKVVKGGVIKEGDIVTVL from the coding sequence ATGGAAAATATGGGAAAAGTTATGGCTGTGTGTATAAGCGAAAAAAGAGGAACAGAGAAAAAAAATATACACGAATGTGAAGTTATAGAGGGATTTGGACTTAAAAATGATGCTCATGGAGGAAATTGGCATAGACAGATAAGCCTTCTTTCTTTTGAAAAAATAGAAGATTTTAAAAGAAGAGGTGGAGATGTTATTGATGGATCTTTTGGGGAGAATATAATAGTATCAGGTATAGATTTAAGAAATCTTCCTGTAGGAACAGTTATAAAAATTAATGAAGTTATTCTTGAAGTAACTCAAATAGGAAAAGAATGTCATTCTCATTGTGAAATTTTCCACAGAGTTGGAGATTGTATAATGCCAAGAGAAGGAATTTTTACAAAAGTCGTTAAAGGAGGAGTTATAAAAGAAGGAGATATAGTAACTGTTCTTTAA
- a CDS encoding selenate reductase, translating to MRDIMVPMPFDKLIKQCLTEYRTKKSLFDVKAVTKADENKKMDFCGRELESPLGVAAGPHTQLAQNIVACYAGGARFIELKTVQRMFGEELGIQKPCIRANDEGYNVEWSSELHALEAMNEYIRAWFAVKVVAKEFGLGNPDAFQFNMSVGYDLAGIQSQSVDGFLNGLHDASTTKVFKECKEYLLNNLNLFQNVDADFINSIPAHVCNTVTLSTMHGCPADEIEKIAAYLIEDKGFNTFIKCNPTLLGYEYVRKTMDEMGYDYLSIDKHQFEVDLKFDQAVKMINNLLKLSRVKGVTFGVKLCNTMPVEIKHEELPGETMYMSGKSLYPLAISLAKVLGEAIGDELEISFSGGADKNNIDKIFEAGIYPITVCTTLLQPMGYEKLAKLYEQLHNVAYPVNRKLNLVKINELVENVKTDKNYCKSEVQRKKTDEHIDYRGVSEKDNLNCKVLCQTCIRVCPNRANTYIETTEGKIILHIDDSCNECGNCQYLCIQPCMPYRDRLTYFSSRDMMAESENKGLTIAGDKYFVRLESDIVEYTYDELSDFMKSVVDSIKKTHSYLI from the coding sequence ATGAGAGATATAATGGTGCCAATGCCTTTTGATAAATTAATAAAACAATGTTTAACAGAATATAGAACTAAAAAATCCCTATTTGATGTAAAAGCAGTGACAAAAGCTGATGAAAATAAAAAAATGGATTTTTGTGGAAGAGAACTGGAAAGCCCTTTAGGTGTAGCAGCAGGACCTCACACACAGCTTGCACAGAATATAGTTGCATGTTATGCAGGAGGAGCAAGATTTATAGAACTTAAAACAGTTCAAAGAATGTTCGGAGAAGAACTTGGAATTCAAAAACCATGTATTCGTGCAAATGATGAAGGATATAATGTTGAATGGTCATCAGAACTTCATGCTTTAGAAGCTATGAATGAATATATAAGAGCTTGGTTTGCAGTTAAAGTTGTAGCAAAAGAATTTGGTTTAGGAAATCCTGATGCTTTCCAATTTAATATGAGTGTTGGATATGATCTTGCTGGAATACAATCTCAATCTGTTGACGGATTTTTAAACGGACTTCATGATGCATCAACTACAAAAGTATTTAAAGAATGTAAAGAATATTTATTAAATAATTTAAATCTTTTTCAAAATGTAGATGCAGATTTTATAAATTCAATACCTGCTCATGTATGTAATACTGTTACACTTTCTACAATGCATGGTTGTCCTGCAGATGAAATAGAAAAAATAGCAGCATATTTAATTGAGGATAAGGGATTTAATACATTTATTAAATGTAATCCAACTCTTTTAGGATATGAATATGTAAGAAAGACAATGGATGAAATGGGGTATGATTATTTATCAATAGATAAACATCAATTTGAAGTTGATCTTAAATTTGATCAGGCAGTAAAAATGATAAATAATCTTCTTAAACTTAGCAGAGTTAAAGGAGTAACTTTTGGGGTAAAACTTTGTAATACTATGCCTGTTGAAATAAAACATGAAGAACTTCCAGGAGAAACAATGTATATGTCAGGAAAAAGTTTATATCCTCTTGCAATTTCTCTTGCAAAAGTATTGGGAGAAGCTATTGGAGATGAATTAGAAATATCTTTTTCAGGAGGAGCTGATAAAAATAATATAGATAAAATATTTGAAGCTGGAATTTATCCAATAACTGTTTGTACAACTCTTCTTCAGCCTATGGGATATGAAAAATTAGCAAAACTTTATGAACAATTACATAATGTTGCTTACCCAGTAAACAGAAAATTAAATCTTGTTAAAATAAATGAACTTGTTGAAAATGTAAAAACAGATAAAAATTACTGTAAATCAGAAGTTCAAAGAAAGAAAACAGATGAGCATATAGATTATAGAGGAGTTTCTGAAAAAGATAATTTAAATTGTAAAGTTCTTTGTCAGACTTGTATAAGAGTATGTCCTAACAGAGCAAATACATATATAGAGACAACAGAAGGAAAAATTATACTTCACATAGATGATTCATGTAATGAATGTGGAAACTGCCAATATTTATGTATTCAACCATGTATGCCGTATAGAGACAGACTTACATATTTTTCATCAAGAGATATGATGGCAGAAAGTGAAAATAAAGGTCTTACAATAGCAGGGGATAAATATTTTGTTCGTCTTGAAAGTGATATTGTTGAATATACATATGATGAACTTTCTGATTTTATGAAATCTGTTGTAGATTCAATTAAGAAAACGCATTCATATTTAATTTAG
- the hydA gene encoding dihydropyrimidinase — MELLLKNANIVTEKENYISDIYIADGIIKRIEKNIEISNVKTVDIGGKYLIPGGIDIHTHFNIDVGIAKSVDDFYTGTVAAACGGTTTIIDHMGFGPKGCSLHYQLEKYHEFAEKNAVIDYGFHGVIQHIDNNILNEIDSMIDDGIPSFKGYMTYDYKLSDREMLELSYKLSSSGGLLTVHPENNDIIGYLKDKFASEGKLSPKYHGQSRPSRCEGEAVNRMLDITSVTGCPLYIVHLSCEEGLSHIKEAKDKGQKIFAETCPQYLVLDESCYSLPESEGLKYICSPPIRDKHHQEKLWEGIREGYIQTVATDHCSFSFSEQKLMGKDDFRKCPNGLPGVETRIVLMFSEGVSKGRININKFVEVVSTNPAKLFGIYSQKGCIAVGSDADLVVIDPKLKKRITKGELHENTDYTPFEGIEIIGCPIMTISRGEIIVENNKFTGQKGRGRFLKRKPFSY; from the coding sequence ATGGAATTGCTTTTAAAAAATGCAAATATAGTAACAGAAAAAGAAAATTATATCAGTGATATATATATTGCTGATGGAATTATAAAAAGAATAGAAAAAAATATAGAAATTTCCAATGTAAAGACAGTGGATATAGGAGGAAAATATCTTATTCCAGGGGGAATAGATATCCATACCCACTTTAACATTGATGTTGGAATAGCAAAATCAGTTGATGATTTTTATACAGGAACAGTTGCTGCAGCTTGTGGTGGAACAACAACAATAATTGATCATATGGGATTTGGGCCAAAGGGTTGTTCGCTTCATTATCAGCTTGAAAAGTATCACGAATTTGCAGAAAAAAATGCAGTGATAGATTATGGCTTTCATGGAGTGATACAGCATATAGATAACAATATTTTAAATGAAATAGACAGCATGATAGATGATGGAATTCCTTCTTTTAAAGGATACATGACATACGATTACAAACTTTCCGACAGAGAAATGCTGGAACTTTCATATAAACTTTCTTCATCAGGGGGACTTTTAACAGTCCACCCTGAAAATAATGACATCATAGGTTATTTGAAAGATAAATTTGCATCAGAAGGAAAATTATCTCCAAAATATCATGGACAGAGCAGACCTTCAAGATGTGAAGGAGAAGCAGTAAACAGAATGCTAGATATTACATCTGTAACTGGTTGCCCTTTATATATAGTTCATCTTTCATGTGAAGAAGGACTTAGCCATATAAAAGAAGCAAAAGATAAAGGACAGAAAATTTTTGCAGAAACTTGTCCTCAGTATCTTGTACTTGATGAAAGCTGTTATTCTCTTCCTGAATCAGAAGGGCTTAAATATATATGTAGTCCTCCAATAAGAGATAAACATCATCAAGAAAAATTATGGGAAGGAATAAGAGAGGGTTATATTCAGACTGTTGCAACAGATCACTGTTCTTTTAGTTTTTCAGAACAAAAACTAATGGGAAAAGATGATTTCAGAAAATGTCCTAATGGCCTTCCAGGAGTAGAAACAAGGATAGTTCTTATGTTTTCAGAGGGAGTGTCAAAAGGAAGAATAAATATAAATAAATTTGTGGAAGTAGTAAGTACAAATCCTGCAAAATTATTTGGTATATATTCACAGAAAGGTTGTATTGCAGTAGGATCAGATGCAGATTTAGTGGTTATAGATCCAAAATTAAAAAAGAGAATAACAAAAGGAGAACTTCATGAGAATACAGATTATACTCCTTTTGAAGGGATAGAAATAATTGGTTGTCCTATAATGACTATTTCAAGGGGAGAGATAATAGTTGAAAATAATAAATTTACAGGACAAAAAGGAAGAGGAAGATTTTTAAAAAGAAAACCTTTCTCATATTAA
- a CDS encoding XdhC family protein codes for MEGKILKAVSDAVEKGIEVAVVTVLEVKGSSPGKEGSMMAVFSDGSIIGTVGGGALEYEIIQESLKAINKNSSCEKSFELTETGNLHMKCGGFIRVYIKIFAKREKLLIMGGGHLGAELYTLGKFLNKYVVIFDDREEFINKERFPKADELIFGKMEETVKNYSIDENSYIIIVTRGHENDKQCLKAILDKKISPKYIGMVGSKGKVISTYKELLSEGYSKEELKEIYSPIGLDISNSEPKEIALGIMAEIIAVKNKKIAIHMKDIRKIDVDNLI; via the coding sequence TTGGAAGGCAAAATATTAAAAGCTGTGAGTGATGCAGTTGAAAAAGGAATAGAAGTAGCAGTTGTGACAGTTTTGGAAGTAAAAGGTTCAAGTCCTGGAAAAGAGGGTTCTATGATGGCTGTTTTTTCAGATGGTTCTATTATAGGAACAGTTGGAGGAGGAGCTTTAGAATATGAAATTATCCAAGAATCACTAAAAGCAATAAATAAAAATAGTAGCTGTGAAAAATCTTTTGAACTTACTGAAACAGGAAACCTTCATATGAAATGTGGAGGTTTTATAAGAGTATATATAAAAATATTTGCTAAAAGAGAAAAGCTTTTGATAATGGGAGGAGGTCACCTTGGAGCAGAGCTTTATACTTTAGGAAAATTTTTAAATAAATATGTTGTCATTTTTGATGACAGAGAAGAATTTATAAATAAAGAAAGATTTCCAAAGGCAGATGAACTTATTTTTGGAAAAATGGAGGAAACAGTAAAAAATTATTCTATAGATGAGAATTCTTATATAATAATTGTAACAAGAGGTCATGAAAATGATAAGCAATGTTTAAAAGCAATTCTTGATAAAAAAATTTCTCCTAAATATATTGGAATGGTTGGAAGTAAGGGAAAGGTAATTTCAACATATAAAGAACTTTTATCAGAAGGTTATTCAAAAGAAGAACTTAAAGAAATTTATTCTCCGATAGGTCTTGATATAAGTAATTCAGAACCAAAAGAAATAGCTCTTGGAATTATGGCTGAAATTATTGCTGTAAAAAATAAAAAAATTGCAATACATATGAAAGATATAAGAAAAATAGATGTTGATAATTTAATTTAA
- the yqeB gene encoding selenium-dependent molybdenum cofactor biosynthesis protein YqeB, which produces MIENKVVIVRGGGDLASGTINRLHNMGFKVLVLEIEKPNFIRRKVCYGQAVYEKEFLLEGIVSERADNLDEIKNIWADGRIPVYIDSQMEIVSKIKPIAVIDAIIAKKNLGMRKGIAPITIALGPGFEAGKDVDVVIETQRGHNLGRIIFEGFAAENTGVPGIIKGYGKERVIHAPASGKLKIVHDIGSIVQKDEIIAYIDSVPVYASLTGLIRGMIREGSIVEKGLKISDIDPREEELKNCYTISDKARTISGGVAEALFYLMNRLSVKK; this is translated from the coding sequence ATGATAGAAAATAAAGTTGTTATTGTCAGAGGAGGAGGAGATCTTGCTTCAGGTACAATAAACAGATTACATAATATGGGATTTAAAGTTTTAGTTTTAGAGATAGAAAAACCTAATTTTATAAGAAGAAAAGTTTGTTATGGGCAGGCTGTTTATGAAAAAGAATTTTTATTAGAAGGTATAGTTTCAGAAAGAGCAGATAATTTAGATGAAATAAAAAATATTTGGGCTGATGGAAGAATTCCTGTATATATTGATTCTCAGATGGAGATAGTTTCAAAGATAAAACCTATTGCAGTTATTGATGCAATAATTGCTAAAAAAAATTTAGGGATGAGAAAGGGTATTGCTCCTATTACTATTGCACTTGGACCTGGTTTTGAAGCTGGAAAAGATGTTGATGTAGTTATAGAAACTCAAAGAGGACATAATTTAGGAAGAATTATTTTTGAAGGATTTGCAGCAGAAAATACAGGAGTTCCTGGAATAATAAAAGGATATGGAAAAGAGAGAGTAATCCATGCACCTGCTTCAGGAAAGTTAAAAATAGTTCATGATATAGGAAGTATCGTACAAAAAGATGAAATTATAGCTTATATTGATAGTGTTCCAGTATATGCTTCTCTTACAGGGCTTATAAGGGGAATGATAAGAGAGGGAAGCATTGTAGAAAAAGGTTTAAAAATAAGTGATATTGATCCAAGAGAAGAAGAGTTAAAAAATTGTTATACAATATCTGATAAGGCAAGAACAATTTCAGGAGGAGTGGCAGAGGCACTGTTTTATTTGATGAACAGACTATCTGTTAAAAAATAG
- the xdh gene encoding selenium-dependent xanthine dehydrogenase translates to MNENFVFVVNGQTVSVSEEKNLLDYLREDLGLISVKDGCKEGACGTCTILVDGKAMKSCILTTKKAVGKEIITVEGLSQREKDAFAYAFTECGAVQCGFCIPGMVIAAKALFLKTLNPTGDEVKKALVGNICRCTGYVKIEQAILMAAEILRENKEIEQRECKGLIGSNTGRVDAVAKTLGTAKYARDYKVPGMYYGSAVRTKYPRARVLSIDYSEALKLDGVLGVLTAADVPGNNYIGHLEFISDWQALIPVGEITRYIGDAVALVAAKDMKTLEEAKKLVKVEYEELPAMFTPEEAMAEGAPLIHKKERNILVREVLKRGNSDEVIKNSKYVVTNIYKTPGTEHAYLEPESALAIPEGDGVRLYTSSQSIFDEQREVSRLLGLKREQVRVTSAYVGGGFGGKEDMTVQHHAALLAYVLKKPIQVTLTRQESINYSVKRHPMTIEMTTACDENGILTAMKAKIIADTGAYASLGGPVLQRACTHAAGPYNYQNIDIEGIAVYTNNPVSGAFRGFGVTQSAFAIEANINQLAELTGIDPWDIRYRNAIRPGQELPNGQIADNGTALVETLEAVKDIYYNNKIAGIACSMKNAGIGVGLEDIGRCRLTVENGVVKVRTSAACIGQGIGTVCLQIVCEASGLTTDKVVIETPDTHITPDSGTTTASRQTVFTGEAAKKGGLELRKLLETKTLEELEGWDYYTEYSGITDKMGSDKKNPVSHVAYGYATQVVVLNEETGKVEKVVAAHDVGRAVNPKALEGQIEGGVVMGLGFALTEVMPVKAGVPQVKFGTLGLFRAPNVPEIKPIIVEKNKADLAYGAKGVGEITVIPTAPAVQNAYYKFDGNFRTSLPLEHTFYKK, encoded by the coding sequence ATGAACGAAAATTTCGTTTTTGTAGTAAATGGACAGACTGTTTCTGTCAGTGAAGAAAAAAATCTTCTTGATTACCTAAGAGAAGATTTGGGACTTATATCAGTAAAAGATGGTTGTAAAGAAGGAGCTTGTGGAACTTGTACAATTTTAGTTGATGGAAAAGCAATGAAATCTTGTATTCTTACAACAAAAAAAGCTGTAGGAAAAGAGATAATAACTGTTGAAGGGTTAAGCCAAAGAGAAAAAGATGCCTTTGCTTATGCTTTTACAGAATGCGGAGCTGTTCAATGTGGATTCTGTATTCCTGGAATGGTTATAGCAGCAAAAGCTCTTTTTTTAAAAACTTTAAATCCAACAGGAGATGAAGTAAAGAAAGCTCTTGTAGGAAATATATGTAGATGCACAGGATATGTAAAAATAGAACAAGCTATTCTTATGGCAGCAGAGATACTTAGAGAAAATAAAGAAATAGAACAGCGTGAATGTAAAGGACTTATAGGATCAAATACAGGAAGAGTTGATGCAGTAGCAAAAACTTTAGGAACAGCGAAATATGCAAGAGATTATAAAGTTCCTGGAATGTATTATGGAAGTGCTGTTAGAACCAAATATCCAAGAGCAAGAGTTCTTTCAATAGATTATTCAGAAGCTTTAAAACTTGATGGAGTTTTAGGAGTACTTACTGCAGCAGATGTTCCAGGAAATAACTATATAGGACACCTTGAGTTTATTTCTGACTGGCAGGCTCTTATTCCTGTTGGTGAGATAACAAGATATATTGGTGATGCAGTTGCTCTTGTTGCAGCAAAAGATATGAAGACTTTAGAAGAAGCTAAAAAGCTTGTAAAAGTTGAATATGAAGAACTTCCTGCAATGTTTACACCTGAAGAAGCTATGGCTGAAGGAGCACCTCTTATTCATAAAAAAGAAAGAAATATTCTTGTAAGGGAAGTATTAAAGAGAGGAAATTCAGATGAAGTCATAAAAAATTCAAAATATGTAGTCACAAATATCTATAAAACACCTGGAACAGAACATGCTTATCTTGAGCCTGAGTCAGCTCTTGCTATTCCTGAAGGTGATGGGGTAAGACTTTATACATCAAGTCAATCTATATTTGATGAACAGAGAGAAGTATCAAGACTTCTTGGGCTTAAGCGTGAACAAGTAAGAGTAACTTCAGCATATGTTGGAGGAGGATTTGGTGGTAAGGAAGATATGACAGTTCAACATCATGCAGCTCTTCTTGCTTATGTACTAAAAAAACCTATACAAGTAACTCTTACAAGACAAGAAAGTATAAATTACAGTGTAAAAAGACATCCAATGACAATAGAAATGACTACAGCTTGTGATGAAAATGGAATTTTAACAGCAATGAAGGCAAAAATAATTGCAGATACAGGAGCTTATGCTTCTCTTGGAGGACCTGTTCTTCAAAGAGCATGTACTCATGCAGCAGGACCTTATAATTATCAAAATATAGATATAGAAGGAATAGCTGTTTATACAAATAATCCTGTTTCAGGAGCATTTAGAGGATTTGGTGTAACTCAGTCTGCATTTGCCATTGAAGCAAATATAAATCAACTTGCTGAACTTACAGGAATTGATCCCTGGGATATTAGATATAGAAATGCAATAAGACCAGGACAGGAACTTCCTAACGGACAGATAGCAGATAATGGAACAGCTTTAGTTGAAACTCTTGAAGCAGTTAAAGATATTTATTATAATAATAAGATTGCAGGTATTGCCTGTTCAATGAAAAATGCAGGTATAGGTGTGGGACTTGAAGATATAGGAAGATGCAGACTTACCGTTGAAAATGGAGTTGTAAAAGTAAGAACATCTGCTGCATGTATTGGACAGGGAATAGGAACAGTATGTCTTCAAATAGTTTGTGAAGCCTCAGGTCTTACAACAGATAAAGTTGTAATTGAAACTCCTGATACTCATATTACTCCAGATAGTGGAACAACAACAGCTTCAAGACAAACTGTCTTTACAGGAGAAGCAGCTAAAAAAGGTGGACTTGAACTTAGAAAACTTCTTGAAACTAAAACTTTAGAAGAACTTGAAGGTTGGGATTATTATACAGAATATTCAGGTATAACAGATAAAATGGGATCTGATAAGAAAAATCCTGTAAGCCATGTGGCCTATGGATATGCAACTCAGGTTGTAGTTTTAAACGAGGAAACTGGAAAAGTTGAAAAGGTTGTGGCTGCTCATGATGTAGGAAGAGCAGTAAACCCTAAAGCCCTTGAAGGTCAAATAGAGGGTGGAGTTGTTATGGGACTTGGATTTGCTCTTACAGAAGTAATGCCTGTAAAAGCAGGAGTTCCTCAGGTTAAATTTGGAACTCTGGGATTATTCAGAGCTCCAAATGTCCCAGAAATAAAACCTATTATTGTAGAAAAAAATAAAGCTGATTTAGCTTATGGAGCAAAAGGAGTAGGAGAAATAACAGTTATTCCTACAGCACCTGCAGTTCAAAATGCTTATTATAAATTTGATGGAAACTTTAGAACATCTCTTCCACTAGAACATACATTCTATAAAAAATAA